The Cryptosporangium minutisporangium genomic sequence TGATGCAGAAGCGGCTGCAGGGTTCACTGTTCGGGCAGTCCAACCCGCGCCACGACATCCCGAACCTGCTGCGGATGTACCGGGCCGGGCAGCTCAAGCTCGACGAGCTGATCACCCGGGAGTACACACTCGACCAGGTGGCGCAGGCGTACGAGGACATGCACGCGGGCCGCAACATCCGCGGCGTAGTCGTCTTCGACTGACCGGCCGTCCGGCGTCGTGGTCGGGGCCGTCGTCGGGGACTGCCCGGCGACAGGTCCCGCCTCCTACGGCGAGGTCCCGCGGACTCGGTGGCTGGTCCGCGCCGCGCGGTAGAGCACGAACGGGGCGTCGTCGTGGACACCGTCACGGCCGTCCACCAGGCCGGGGCGCCGCAGCTCGCCGATGGGGCGCATGCCGAGACGTTCCATCACCGCCCGCGAGCGATGGTGGTGGCGCTCGGTGAACGCGACGACGTCCTCGGCGTTCAGCTCGTGGAACGCGAAACGGAGGCCGGCGCGGCCGATCTCGGTGGCGTAGCCCTGCCCCCGGAACGGCCCGCGGACGGCCCAGCCGAGCTCCAGCCGGCGCACCCCGGCCACGTCGCCGTAGGACAGGCCGCCCCGACCGACGAGTTCGCCGGTGGTCCGCCGGTACGCGATCCACTTGTGGACGCCGTCGACGCGCCAGCCGCGCTCCATCATGGCTGCGGTCTCCGCTGCCGCCTGGTGGGTCCACCGGCCGCCGTACCAGTACGCGATCCCGTCGTCCTGGTGCAACAGCCACAGGTCGTCCGCGCGCTGCGGACCGATCGGCTCCAGCCGCAACCGGCTGCTGTACCGAGTGCCCATGCGCAGACGGTAGCCCGCGTAGTCCCGCCGGACGGACATCCGCTCCTAGCGCGAGGACCTGCCCGCCTGAACCAGGGACAGGTCTTCGCGCTAGGAGTCAGCGGCGGTTGAGCGAGCCGGCGTCGACCGGAAGGACGGTGCCGGTGATGTACCGCGCGTCATCGGAGACCAGGTAGAGGATCGCGTTGGACACGTCTTCCGGCTCCACGAACGGCACCGG encodes the following:
- a CDS encoding GNAT family N-acetyltransferase, with protein sequence MGTRYSSRLRLEPIGPQRADDLWLLHQDDGIAYWYGGRWTHQAAAETAAMMERGWRVDGVHKWIAYRRTTGELVGRGGLSYGDVAGVRRLELGWAVRGPFRGQGYATEIGRAGLRFAFHELNAEDVVAFTERHHHRSRAVMERLGMRPIGELRRPGLVDGRDGVHDDAPFVLYRAARTSHRVRGTSP